Proteins found in one bacterium genomic segment:
- a CDS encoding flippase-like domain-containing protein: MSIVTTSTRKGLIWAIGVAVSIGTLIFLVRLVDFGRVAERIADARGWPLALAIVNSLVANLLFSGWQWRTVFAEMGDLLPISEHIFVKTAIYPLRAATPGRAGGEIGRAIYMQRVHNIPIARTVAATAVLFTVNLGIFLALSIIGFLTIGSFALAGLCALALFALVLATFMSRAYLRSKADLPRDTWWGRRLIDISPAAKITTSGFLPIVLLGTLTIVGEVVELALVAHAIGVPLTIRDALAFGPIILLAGTMPFTFMGIGLREAATVYLLSAYATAEKLFAVGLLYSFTDKLLLALMGLATLFPFILACGAEKKPKPQQ, from the coding sequence GTGAGCATCGTGACGACCTCGACGCGCAAGGGCTTGATCTGGGCGATCGGTGTCGCCGTTTCGATCGGCACGCTCATTTTCCTCGTTCGTCTAGTCGATTTCGGCCGCGTGGCCGAGCGCATCGCGGACGCGCGCGGCTGGCCCTTGGCGCTGGCGATCGTCAACTCGCTGGTCGCGAATCTCCTGTTTTCCGGCTGGCAGTGGCGCACCGTCTTCGCCGAAATGGGTGATCTGCTGCCGATTTCCGAGCACATCTTCGTGAAAACAGCGATTTACCCGCTGCGCGCCGCCACGCCCGGCCGTGCGGGCGGGGAAATCGGCCGGGCGATCTACATGCAGCGCGTGCACAACATCCCGATCGCGCGCACGGTGGCGGCCACGGCGGTCTTGTTCACCGTCAACCTCGGGATCTTCCTTGCGCTGTCCATCATCGGGTTTCTGACGATCGGAAGCTTCGCGCTCGCCGGGCTATGCGCGCTCGCGCTTTTCGCGCTCGTGCTGGCGACCTTCATGTCGCGCGCCTACCTGCGATCCAAGGCGGACTTGCCGCGCGATACGTGGTGGGGCCGCCGGCTCATCGACATCTCCCCCGCGGCGAAGATCACCACCAGCGGCTTCCTGCCGATCGTCCTTCTGGGAACGCTGACGATCGTCGGTGAAGTGGTGGAACTGGCGCTTGTCGCGCACGCGATCGGCGTTCCCCTGACCATCCGCGACGCGCTCGCGTTCGGGCCGATCATCCTGCTCGCGGGCACGATGCCGTTCACCTTCATGGGGATCGGCCTGCGCGAGGCGGCGACGGTTTACCTTCTCAGCGCGTACGCGACGGCGGAGAAACTATTTGCCGTCGGCCTGTTGTATTCCTTCACCGACAAGTTGCTGCTTGCGCTGATGGGCCTTGCGACGCTGTTCCCGTTCATCCTCGCCTGCGGCGCCGAGAAAAAGCCGAAGCCGCAACAATAA